The Rhopalosiphum maidis isolate BTI-1 chromosome 4, ASM367621v3, whole genome shotgun sequence region ATTAATAAGAAACGTTAGTTtctttattatgttgtttttttcaaaaacaaagtatatatcatattttttcaatttgtagttagtacaaaaatatttaccaaaagtaaattattgcaATGCCAAATGTCTACTGATTAttactcaaaatctaaaaattataatataaacttactaGCTATAAGGTATTCTTTTTGAGAAGCTTCCACATTAGAAGTCGGTAAAAAGGTATGTTTTGTCATTCCAACCTATAAATTAGAATCAATTACCTAATTAGTCATACTcactattactatttatattttttagataaagttTAAACTGTATAgccttataataaactatattttcgatgaaaaatcattatttttatgttaaataaataagacaaATCACTAATAACTAACTATAATATCAgtcatcaaatattatatataaatatgttcaaGGGTGTCTGCAGGGGGAGCGAAAGCAATggaattttgtatgtatattagaattatacttaaatgtctagttttattaaagattagaatattaaataagtaataaataaagatgttacaaaaatattatattagttctaatatttttaattaatttattttatcaggtgtatacattataagtaaattcTACCTTGCTCCAAGTAGGATTTTATCGAGCGCGCTTGATTATGTTTATTCATCTATACTTCATGTATTTTAAAGAGTTAACGTATTtacgttataattttatttatttttttattattattattataatctaatatttaaatagatatataaactgaaaaaatgtaatttaatatttacaattaagtatagaaattgtatgtacctatattaatattttttagttattgattcacaataaaaaaaaaatacaagataatgtaaaatttgtaaaGAACCGGAttgcataaattaataaaatacatcaaccattgtgttatttatcaaacttaatattaatacgaataaaatatttacaaaggacttataattatcaaaatatcccaaaacataaattaatttttaaaaaaaaaccctttACTTATTGAGACCAATACTCTCACCTTGAtttgtaacaatatattattgcattgtttaaaatctggtttttttttattccactCTGTCTTCAAAGTCTGGTACAAGTTTTTGATCTCGTCAAAGGAAGACGTCATATTGTGGTCGTTCGAAGGGACCTGGGAATTGATTGTTCTGCAAAAACAAAGAATTGAAGACATATTATTAACCAGTCGCTGACAAGATAGAATCTATCCGATAGATGAAGACTCACCAATTCAATGAGtccaaaaatgattttaaattattcacggTCAGATTTCTCTTGTAATGAATCGTCGAATCGAGCAGAACGCGGACGGTTTAATACTTTGATAAAAACTTTAGTgaaaatcgtaaataatataacaaattaacaaatgaATTGTATACGATCAGGGAATACAGCTTTTTTGATATGTCATTCGGGGCGGGCACTGGAAGCATCCATGAAATTTACACAATTAAACGCGACCAATCAGAAAATTGACTGATAATGAACGTCCGATAACATTTCTTACAATCACAACATTAAATTACAACCATGGTATCATTGCAAATAGGTTAGTTCGACTTAGTTCGGTAATGTTGATTGTAGTACGAACTAAGAAAATATCACAacgatttgaaaaatttgtcTTCGCGGTTCGTTCACTTGTACCTGTTGTCAATTTGTTGtcgtaattattgttattcgataagtatttatatttattatttttaagaattgtagtaaaatattttttgtttcgtaAAAATGGCTGACGAAGAATTTGAACACGACGAGTGAGTATTTCTCTTTATCTAATatcagaatatatttaaattcacgtCGTTTGCAcatgtataaaacatttacacaTTACACTGTATTAACAACTcaaatcattgaaatattttaaattacgtttAAACTATTAGTGTTCAATGTTTTCCATCATGTTAATCATATACTATTTGTGTAAAAGCTAATTTGACTTCAACAATAGAGACAGAACATTTTTCAACTCAAGTCTACTCAAAATCGTTCAATCTTCTTTGAAGCAACAAATAACTTGATCgttgtacttaaatatttaaaaaatataccaaaattTTGTGTACCGGTACTCGTCTAATATGCCACCTACCTTAAAATGGTATCTATCAAAAAACTGTATACGTGGTACCTACCGATGGTAGGCTAtcgttgttatatttattttatttaattttattgtgaaaGTACATTTGATTCATTATGATAAATGTAGATGAAAATGTATCTATTGATGATGATTattcaattcaaaaaaattacggTACTCGCATTTGAAGTCCGTGTATTTTTGGTAtgtgttgtaaaaatattaatggggTTGTAGAATgaagattttttaaagtaaaaaaatagataaggCAACTTTATTaccaataatacaaattgaaattgaactaggatcaattatttatttagattaatggTGAGCATATAGTACTTTAATTCTTAAAAGATATAGGTTATCATCATGAAACCGTTAATCATTCCTAGTTTTTTGTTGATCCTAGAATGGGTGCATAAACACAAACGATCGAGTGTATAATATGGAGACATGGAAAAACTAAATACGGAATTAAAACCTGAGGAGCAACAGATTTATAGACCTAGGTACAATTTAAAGAAGAATGGTGGGATGGTCCATTCATACGCAACACGACTTATTAGAAGTTTTCTGggatgatataaaaataatataaaatatgttgtaataatatataatggcgtatagaaatattataaagtactttacaacaataaattataattattttttttttttttttggtaggtATCATTTTACTGTAAGTAGCATACTACTCCAACAAAGTAGTGGTAGATAGCATATTAGACGAGTACCAGTGTACCTAATcttgtattaatttgtatagaatgtgaattgtaaattgtaatttaatataatataatatttccttctatcatttataatttactaaccttaatctgttataaattattatttatttatttatttcagtggTGGTGCAGATGATTTTGATGAAGTTGAAGACGATGCAGATTTGGATGAATTAGATCAACCtgaagtaataactaatttttatcttattttgaatttttattcttaatctcatcttattcatttattactgTTTAACACTACTAATTTTCATCTATATCTAgcgttacaaattaaatttgattatttatttgtatcaattttaattttaaactcttACAGGAGAATGAAGATAACATtgatatattacctattcaaGAAGCTCAAAGTCAAGTTCAAAAGTCTAAACGAATTACTACTAAGTACATGACAAAgtatgttttcaattaaattgagTATTAATCTCAaacattaaactttaaaaaactaaatttttaaataatattctacatgcttatttattttaggtatgaAAGAGCTCGGGTATTAGGTACAAGAGCTTTGCAGATAGCAATGTGTGCCCCTGTCATGGTAGAACTTGAAGGTGAAACTGACCCATTACAAATTGCAATGAAAGAATTGAAGAAAcgtaaaatacctattataatcaGAAGATATTTGCCAGACAATAGCTACGAGGATTGGGGAATTGATGAACTAATAATAGTTGatcagtaaaatttattttatattctttaaaaatgtaaaaactaatttaattatactatacgaTCTCTTAAGTCcttatttgaatacattttacaattttagctTTCATGTTCTTATTTCattgatttattcaatatttttattttttatttaataaaaagtaaaatgtctataaacatTGCATATCCAAATAGTTGCATATTTAAAAGACTATGACATAGTACCATTTTGGTAAATCTTCACCTAAAGAaatgtatattcataaatgagtatttttacgatactgaaaaacaaattgtaatttgtagtgTTTGACTTAAAATGTGTTGACAAGAGATGtcagtaacaataattttataggtttGCCTGCCTGTAATGATTCTGAAGtagttaacataaaatattacaaaaatatgtagtattttaattttttatgagctACAAGCTATAAACAGAAAGCtcgacaattaaataaatagtatttataacaattatagatTTAGTATTAGAGCCGCaaacataaatttcaaaaacttacagttttattcaattacaaTCAGATATTCCAGTACAAAAGAGATGAATTGGAAaactaatatcaataatatcctGGTTATAATGGTATACCTGAAAAATTTCATGGTAAAAAAAGAAGTTTTGTTTTAGAAACAGTATGAcagaatactttttattatttttattgagttattataaacaatgataACTGAGTTCTACTAATAGAACAGAGCAAATAGGTTGACCTTATTAGCATGTCACTTGTAAAGTTGTGATgacataaaattaagttaatgacAAGTGTCtcaaaaacagaaaattaaattttgtataacaaatcaataatatttaaattacacttaaatttgttatatatgtaataaataatacattttttcttagcAATacattaaatctttaaattaatatgttatatataattttgtatttatcatattaacaaattataccaaacgataaacaataaattataataagctaAGAAATATGGATGAGAAGATGCAGACCTCCTAGAGTTAATAACCTCAGGTTAAATACATATCACCAGCCTCAAGTCGAAATCCTAAATACACCACTGTGTAACCAgagatttattcaaaaattaggaatattttattatatattcaccttaaaaatttaaagaaaaattatacttgaggtaaataaaatatttatatttaaaaaaaaattattatacatagtttgaAATCtatcaatttttacttaaaaaatcaaaaagtacACTAAGATAATTGCATacagttatattttcatagaaaatattataatttattattaaaaaaaaaaaacactattaaTCTAACCAAAAgtgtattagtttatattatttttgctaaaataaataaataatatttaattataatattatttaattggtaaaataaaataaattattcaacaatgtatacaacacatatataatttacaaaacttaaaaaaaaaattataaaatcaagttgcatcaattagtaattacccaAAACTAAAAAGCAatcaaagttaattttatatacaaaaataaattaaaaataaacgtacaATAATTAGGAGCTATAGGTAATGTAGATTTCTAATAAAACACATGCACGACATGATGATTACCAATTTGTTAGTagcatttgtataataattaatgcaatctattatatttattttagatatataactacaataattttaaacaattattctttgtacatattatgtgcaacatgttaattgaataaaaacttgaatataaactacttatcaaatacaaattgtaatattgacaaattattcaataatatatatgtatataaatacatatccttatgaatattattgatatattatggcAACAACTGACAAATATACTTAGATTTTATCATACCTAATTAATCAATGTTCACAAGATTCATAAATTAGTTAACTTATTTCAAGTAATTAGTTTACTCATGGATTCATTAATAATCGTTTTATtgctaaatttaattagatttgATCAATAGTCcagctattatttatttatttaatatttacaattactctttaaatattttatatacaatttttaatgaaaatattaaaataaaaccaaataatttttaattacatgttaATGAGCAAAAGatggattttaattaactCTTTAAAATAGctgaaaaaaatctaaaccaattttttattgtgttaagaATAGGCTATACCTAGCAATTTAATTCAGACTTTAATCAAGGATCTAGGCACTGTAGTTAATAATCTAGAAACTGCTTTTTCCTCACATACAGTACATGTAACAACTTGATTAATTGATGTACTTTCACTGAtgcattctaaaaaaaaaaaaaaacgacaaacaaatgaataaaataaaaatgatgaaaatatagAGTTGGTCTCAATGTTTTCTAGGTTTAGTTGAATAGAAAACGAGAAAACAAAATGACTCactctataaaatattgtcaaagttactatttaaaatatcacacaATTGTCGACCACAATGCAAAACCACAATAAGTtgatttaatcaaaaacaaattataacaaagcATAAgtcatgtaatttaattattaaaatattttgactaaagactgaagaaataaaatgcatacttaacatataattttaatgattttaattaatagatcTGTGATATAAGTTTTCCTCatctttattgaaaaatatggctgtgaatttagaataattataaattctaatatagCTAtggaacttttaaataataaaattgtgaaattacagtaatttgtatttgtattttttttttttttttataatgctatagacagtatttaatcaaatcagcaattatttagaaatattattaaaacaagttcattactatatttatgataacattaaagaaaagaaaactaaattctaaattatcttaacttattttttttcaacttaataacatgaaaaaagatgtttaaaaagtatactaGTCATCACAACTagcataattttctaaaattgtagATAGTACCTcagaactaatttaaattagtaattacttattcaatgtcatcatataataaataacaattgaaaaatgtacatacagctacaaaaaaaattaaatacaatatcaaaTGTCTGACGACACTTTGGCGAAACTAATTTTGTGTAATCTTGAgttcatttgattttttaaggaAAATAGGTTTTTAAACTCATGAAATCTAATCAAGTTaatcattacaaaaatatgaaataaaaaataataaacattaatttatatttaatcaacaatattagatgtatcatgtataattaataacttttgtttttaataagatagtttaaaattattatttttaaattatgtcataaatttttttttttttttttaatattatttaataagtttagaATTTCACACAGGTCAACAAcgtgttaaaattatcatacattagtattatgataaaagTAATCACAACAATAAGCTTTTGTTATATACCTGAGTGTAAGTATCTATCACAACTGTTACACTGTGTCATGCGCTCGACGTTTTTGATAGGATAGCAACGCATGCAATTAGGGCAGAAATGGCCTTTTTTCCATGACCTGGCCACAAACAAACCAGATTGCCccaatatatgttaaaatgtattttatttgtattaaaatataaaatgtgttaatgatttaaatgtattattttcacaaaataactgataaaatgtatgtacatataataaataatttaaacaaaataattcaaagttcaaaataactttcaatattatgtaatatacctGGAACACGGAGCACACAATGTACGACAATAGACTTTTGACCCAGTTTTTTCAGTTttcttaaactaaaataaatgtaacattatagtagaaaaaaattaaagaaatctCTGTTagtacacaattttaaatcaaaatattaaacacaaggtttaacaaattatagttaattttaaactattacctCATAAAACCATTTAGAATCACCTGGTCCTGGATCAGAAACCCCACATGAACTACACATAGCACATTCTTGACAATGCCAACGACCTTCAGGTACTCTTCGGAGTCCtacacaataaatatgatacctataaaaaaaaaaaatgtatagtagtaataaatttaaataacaaattattaaataaatttaattatattttaacttacccTCTATCACAAAGGTCACAGAATAACATTTTGTCTTCATCAGCCACTTCTTTACATTGAGCACAAGATTTGCACTCATTACATTGCCAATTGTAACGTTTTATGTAGGGAATCATCTCCAATGTCATATCCAAACATGTTGGATGATCTAAAattgatgatatatttttcaaaacattattttaaatacatttattttgatttaattaattgttcttACAAATTGTTGAACATTTAAAGCAATGAATCAATGGTTCGACCGATcctattttattcttatctgCGGTGCCAAAACATAGTTTACATTCAGCTCCTTTTTTATCGCTCGGACCATACTCCAAACAATTTTTGTCAGATTTGTTGTCAACGTCAATTGAATCATCACTatcactattaattaattttaaacatgaacACTTCATGGCAAAAATGGTTAGTTTGTAAAATACCCTTTTCTGATTAAATGTTTGCCAATGAAATTAGTCCTACACCATAGTTTACTTTAACCTTGCTTATTTACATATTCATCATGCATTTAAGTACTTTTAGTTATGTTAATATAGACATAGaagtcaaataattaaatttacctaGAGTCGTCAGAAGAGCTATCTTCAGATTCAGATTGGCTGCTTAATGAAACAGGAAAGTCTTTATCTACAGATTTCAAAGGACCATACATAACAGTGTTCATTGGCAAGTAACGTAAATCTTCACTAGAGTATCTAAAATTTACAAAGTAACTTGAGaagttcaaaacaaatttcagCTTAGTTACTTTAACTCTTACGTTGCGTAGTAATCACAGAATTGTCCAGGTAGTAAAGCCAATGGATAACTGCCAATTTTAGGTTTAGGAACAGCCATTTtcttacatttgttttttggataatgtacaataaatgttTGCATATCCATTGAACACTTACGAGATTCTAGACGTGACTTGTTTAAATTGGCATTCCAATTGGCTACAGCTTCCATAGCTCTATCACGTAAATCTAACTTTGACCCATCGTTATTTGAACTTATTGTCATCAAtgctttaagtataaaaataaacatatattaaaaaacaattttttttatacttaatgatgaagtataaaaactgttatattatacctctTTGTCGATTAGATAATTCTTTGGCGTGTTTAAGTCTCATATATTCTCTCAGTTCTTCATATTTTTCTGGAAAATCTGTATACATGACATCTAATACTTCCGAACTATACAAAACTGTTAAGCCTATTTAAcacatcaaaattaataaattattaatataaattagattaatttgttttataaatataccaagATCACATAATGATTCAGCAACTAATCCACTGTCACACAAGAATGTTCGTTCTTCAGCTTCGACATTACGACGCTTCAATCCTGGGTATTTTCTTTTGAATGATTTAACACCCAAGAAATTAGATATTTGTTCTTGAATCATATACAATTCTCCGCCATCCAATGGCCATTGATATTCAGCAATTTGATCAAcagttaatgttttattactattataaattaatactcacattaaaatactatactaatttacaaaatataaaatgtattgttaagtataattaagtttACCTTTCAAGATCAATGACTTCCATTCTACCTTTCTTCATTCTAATACTATCATTTGTACCACTGATAGACAAATCTTCAtcacctaaaaatatatattattgtcatatcctttgttttaattagggttttaataatttttaaaatatttacatacccATTATGAAATTCCTAGCAGATTGGGACAGACTATTATTACAATCAGCACTCATACGAGTCTCATCATCAAAGTTTTGAGGTGGTGGAAGAGATTTCTTCATCTCAGCGGCTCGGGCCTTTTCTTCTTGCATAAGCCTTTTTTTCTCATGCCACTGAAGTCTTCTTTCTTCTGCTCTTTGTTtctttttcaatttcttttcttttaaaatatcattacggagttttattttctttttcctTGCTTCTAATTTTCTTTCACGTTCTTCTTCTTTCCTAAGTCGTTCAGCTTCTATCATTGCTACTTGTTTGGTTTCTTCCTCTTGATTCATTTCTTCATGAAAAGTTTCTCCTTCGTCATCTATACGCCTACAATTTGATGCTGTATCACTGTCTGATCCATCGCGGCCACGACCACTACCACCACGACCTCCTCGACCTCTTCGCCCACGACTACCTTTACCTCTGATACCCTTTCCTCGCTTTGGTGTTGATGCTTCAAATGAATCAAACATCCCTGCCCCTCCGCTCATGTCTTCCATATCAAATAATGGAACATGAAAAACAGGTTCATTTTCAGTACTGCCTTCTTGAACTTTTGACTGTTGTTGttgatattctaataataattgtttttgttgagCCAAAGCTTTTGGTGGTCTACCTCTCTTTTTGggggtatttaaaatttgttgttcTAAAAGAGCAATTTGTTCAGCACTGAGTTTAGGTGCAGGTCTGATAGTAACAAAGTCACTAAAAGATTTAGAAGGTTGAGAAAGAGCATTTTTTAAAGGACTATCCCCCATAGCAATATGcttatttgtgattttttttatcaattcagATTTAACATCTGGACGAACTGTAGTTTCAGATTTAATTTCTGGATTTCCAACTTTAGGTAAtttcaatgttattttacCAAGTTTGGGTGATTCTTGAGACTTACAAATAGGAGTAATGGTTACattagaatcatttaaaaatttttctacTTCATTCATTTTAGCTGATCCCCATTTTGGAGGCTCATCAATTTTACCAACTGATGTGTTTTCATCAAGACAAACAGAGCTACATGCTTCTTTAGACATTTCTGTTACATTACTAAGAATcttattttgtgattttttaattttagttggcTGATCTTTAATAGCAAGATTTATTTCtacttctattttattaactatagagTCTTGACCCAGTTTtggtaaattttcattttgtttagTTTCTAACACAGGTAGATTAGCAGAAGGTTGATCATAAACTTCCGACGAATTTCCAAGTGATTCAGGAGATTTTTTTGACATAAGAGctgcttttaaaatatcagaTTTAAACATTTGAGAGTCTTTTTCTTCATTATTCTGTTTTATATCAATGCCTACTACTTCATTTGATAACATAATAGTAGTATGCTTATTTTCATCTTCAATGTGTATGTTTTTTGAagagttttgttttttgttttctaaataagtattatcatCAGCTTTTTGAGAATTATCTAATTCTGAATCACATAATTtaccttttattttatcattaatattacattcacTATTGATTTCGTCATTGcttttattatactcattaatacattcataacTGGTTTCTACTATAGACTTTTCATCTTTAGGTTTCTCAATTATTGGACTAGGGTTTATATCTTGTGCTTTACATTGTTTGTCAACATATCTTTCCAAAACCACTCTATAGTTGTCATTGACACTTTCTTTCACAATATTAGAgtctaaaatgttttcataagtTACTTTACTAAGGTTATTTTCttcagttattttttctttttctatacATTCTTGTTCTTCAACTATTAAGTTAACTTTTTTGTCAATAGATTTTTCCTCAACTAATACTTTTtccttttcttttaaattagtaaattctCGTGTAATAGTATCTACTTGGATAGGCATTGTTTTATCAATATCATTAACATTATCCACTTCAATACTTTTGGTTATATCAGTTTTGTTTTCAACTAATTTAACAACAGAATTGAATGCGGTCGATTTTTCTTCtttagctttattaatattggcAATTTTATTAGATTGTGTCTTTATTATATCttcaacataaattttaacttgCCCTAACTGTTTTAACCTTACATCctcattagtattttttattgcttgGTCAATCTTTTCTTCAGcacttaatagtttttcacTAGGTTTATCAGTATTTTTGTTAGTATTATCTTCACAATCAGATTTTACTGAATCAAATCTAGatgtttcatttattttattaaatatttttgaatcagTAGGTTCATTTTTAACTTCCACAGTTGATGTAACAAAGGTTGGCCGCTTCAATCGAGGTCGTTTTGGTTGACTATCATTTTCTGAAGATGATCCATCATCATCaatcttgaaaatatttttttttaaatgttccaaTTCTTTTTTTGTCTCTTcactaaacatattttttatatataaagcaTCAGAACTGGTATCAATTTGTTCTTCAGGACTGTGAATCATGACTTCGGGCTTTTTAACAGCTTCTGGTGCaattgatgtttttattatttctagtttATCAACTGATTTTTCAGTACATTGTAAAACTTCAACCTCAGCTGGAACTTTTGAatcagaataattatttaatttaagtagttCTGCTTGTTGTACTGTAGCTTTGGGTATTTCTATTGACTGTGAAGTAGATTTAGATATTTCTgttgattgtataatattagatttaggTATATCTATAGGTAGAACTTCTGATTTATCGATTTCTGAGGTTGTGGAGATTGGAGGTTTGGCAACTGGTGAAAATACAGGTCGGACAAGTTTAATTCGTTTAGGATTAGGTTTAGGATTTACATTATCATCCTCAACTTTACGCTTTTCAGAAACATCAGTGGCGACTTTTTCCTCTTCCATATTGATCAGTCGTGCGTTAtagaactataaaaaaaaaatcaataaattatcaagtttgataaaaaaaaaaaaacataattttaattatttaaatgaaaacgcAGATATATACCAACTTACAAGTACGATTAAAGTTGAAACATCAGTTTATGTGAAGCgttgtatttattactaattgaaCCCAATAGAAAACAgcattaagtaatttaagcAATAACACATGAG contains the following coding sequences:
- the LOC113561226 gene encoding uncharacterized protein LOC113561226 isoform X2, which produces MEEEKVATDVSEKRKVEDDNVNPKPNPKRIKLVRPVFSPVAKPPISTTSEIDKSEVLPIDIPKSNIIQSTEISKSTSQSIEIPKATVQQAELLKLNNYSDSKVPAEVEVLQCTEKSVDKLEIIKTSIAPEAVKKPEVMIHSPEEQIDTSSDALYIKNMFSEETKKELEHLKKNIFKIDDDGSSSENDSQPKRPRLKRPTFVTSTVEVKNEPTDSKIFNKINETSRFDSVKSDCEDNTNKNTDKPSEKLLSAEEKIDQAIKNTNEDVRLKQLGQVKIYVEDIIKTQSNKIANINKAKEEKSTAFNSVVKLVENKTDITKSIEVDNVNDIDKTMPIQVDTITREFTNLKEKEKVLVEEKSIDKKVNLIVEEQECIEKEKITEENNLSKVTYENILDSNIVKESVNDNYRVVLERYVDKQCKAQDINPSPIIEKPKDEKSIVETSYECINEYNKSNDEINSECNINDKIKGKLCDSELDNSQKADDNTYLENKKQNSSKNIHIEDENKHTTIMLSNEVVGIDIKQNNEEKDSQMFKSDILKAALMSKKSPESLGNSSEVYDQPSANLPVLETKQNENLPKLGQDSIVNKIEVEINLAIKDQPTKIKKSQNKILSNVTEMSKEACSSVCLDENTSVGKIDEPPKWGSAKMNEVEKFLNDSNVTITPICKSQESPKLGKITLKLPKVGNPEIKSETTVRPDVKSELIKKITNKHIAMGDSPLKNALSQPSKSFSDFVTIRPAPKLSAEQIALLEQQILNTPKKRGRPPKALAQQKQLLLEYQQQQSKVQEGSTENEPVFHVPLFDMEDMSGGAGMFDSFEASTPKRGKGIRGKGSRGRRGRGGRGGSGRGRDGSDSDTASNCRRIDDEGETFHEEMNQEEETKQVAMIEAERLRKEEERERKLEARKKKIKLRNDILKEKKLKKKQRAEERRLQWHEKKRLMQEEKARAAEMKKSLPPPQNFDDETRMSADCNNSLSQSARNFIMGDEDLSISGTNDSIRMKKGRMEVIDLESNKTLTVDQIAEYQWPLDGGELYMIQEQISNFLGVKSFKRKYPGLKRRNVEAEERTFLCDSGLVAESLCDLGLTVLYSSEVLDVMYTDFPEKYEELREYMRLKHAKELSNRQRALMTISSNNDGSKLDLRDRAMEAVANWNANLNKSRLESRKCSMDMQTFIVHYPKNKCKKMAVPKPKIGSYPLALLPGQFCDYYATYSSEDLRYLPMNTVMYGPLKSVDKDFPVSLSSQSESEDSSSDDSSDSDDSIDVDNKSDKNCLEYGPSDKKGAECKLCFGTADKNKIGSVEPLIHCFKCSTIYHPTCLDMTLEMIPYIKRYNWQCNECKSCAQCKEVADEDKMLFCDLCDRGYHIYCVGLRRVPEGRWHCQECAMCSSCGVSDPGPGDSKWFYEFKKTEKTGSKVYCRTLCAPCSRMHQ
- the LOC113561226 gene encoding uncharacterized protein LOC113561226 isoform X4 yields the protein MEEEKVATDVSEKRKVEDDNVNPKPNPKRIKLVRPVFSPVAKPPISTTSEIDKSEVLPIDIPKSNIIQSTEISKSTSQSIEIPKATVQQAELLKLNNYSDSKVPAEVEVLQCTEKSVDKLEIIKTSIAPEAVKKPEVMIHSPEEQIDTSSDALYIKNMFSEETKKELEHLKKNIFKIDDDGSSSENDSQPKRPRLKRPTFVTSTVEVKNEPTDSKIFNKINETSRFDSVKSDCEDNTNKNTDKPSEKLLSAEEKIDQAIKNTNEDVRLKQLGQVKIYVEDIIKTQSNKIANINKAKEEKSTAFNSVVKLVENKTDITKSIEVDNVNDIDKTMPIQVDTITREFTNLKEKEKVLVEEKSIDKKVNLIVEEQECIEKEKITEENNLSKVTYENILDSNIVKESVNDNYRVVLERYVDKQCKAQDINPSPIIEKPKDEKSIVETSYECINEYNKSNDEINSECNINDKIKGKLCDSELDNSQKADDNTYLENKKQNSSKNIHIEDENKHTTIMLSNEVVGIDIKQNNEEKDSQMFKSDILKAALMSKKSPESLGNSSEVYDQPSANLPVLETKQNENLPKLGQDSIVNKIEVEINLAIKDQPTKIKKSQNKILSNVTEMSKEACSSVCLDENTSVGKIDEPPKWGSAKMNEVEKFLNDSNVTITPICKSQESPKLGKITLKLPKVGNPEIKSETTVRPDVKSELIKKITNKHIAMGDSPLKNALSQPSKSFSDFVTIRPAPKLSAEQIALLEQQILNTPKKRGRPPKALAQQKQLLLEYQQQQSKVQEGSTENEPVFHVPLFDMEDMSGGAGMFDSFEASTPKRGKGIRGKGSRGRRGRGGRGGSGRGRDGSDSDTASNCRRIDDEGETFHEEMNQEEETKQVAMIEAERLRKEEERERKLEARKKKIKLRNDILKEKKLKKKQRAEERRLQWHEKKRLMQEEKARAAEMKKSLPPPQNFDDETRMSADCNNSLSQSARNFIMGDEDLSISGTNDSIRMKKGRMEVIDLESNKTLTVDQIAEYQWPLDGGELYMIQEQISNFLGVKSFKRKYPGLKRRNVEAEERTFLCDSGLVAESLCDLGLTVLYSSEVLDVMYTDFPEKYEELREYMRLKHAKELSNRQRALMTISSNNDGSKLDLRDRAMEAVANWNANLNKSRLESRKCSMDMQTFIVHYPKNKCKKMAVPKPKIGSYPLALLPGQFCDYYAT